A window of the Sporosarcina sp. FSL K6-2383 genome harbors these coding sequences:
- a CDS encoding PhzF family phenazine biosynthesis protein — protein sequence MKSVTVYHYDAFSTEPNKGNPAGVVLNGDDLTDKEMQEIAVKVGFNETAFPVQSSVADLRIRYFTPGHEMDLCGHATMATIFALKSRGLLTEKDELTIETRAGILPIRIDSLTDDTFYITMKQASPQFEEFNSSSEELAHAIGLEKSDIDGDFPIVYGSTGIWTLLVPIKTLSAFKRMKPNTEIFPSILKEIPKASIHPFCLETYDENADMHARHFSSPFSGTIEDAVTGTASGVMGAYYATYIDNDFEEHLNLVVEQGHEIGKDGRVQVGVSKNQESYDIEIRGNAVYVKEFEIVI from the coding sequence ATGAAGTCTGTTACGGTTTACCATTATGATGCATTTAGCACAGAGCCGAATAAAGGAAATCCTGCGGGAGTTGTGTTAAACGGAGATGACTTAACCGATAAGGAGATGCAAGAAATCGCTGTTAAAGTTGGATTTAATGAGACTGCTTTTCCGGTTCAATCATCTGTGGCGGATCTTCGAATTCGTTATTTCACGCCGGGGCATGAAATGGACTTATGTGGGCATGCGACAATGGCAACCATATTTGCTTTAAAATCTAGGGGTTTATTAACTGAAAAAGATGAATTAACAATTGAAACGAGAGCCGGGATTTTGCCAATCCGTATAGATTCGCTAACTGATGATACATTCTACATAACGATGAAACAGGCTTCACCACAGTTTGAAGAATTTAATAGTTCATCTGAAGAATTGGCTCATGCAATCGGACTTGAGAAATCTGATATTGACGGGGATTTTCCAATTGTCTATGGTAGTACAGGGATATGGACGCTATTAGTTCCGATTAAGACACTTAGTGCGTTCAAGAGAATGAAACCAAATACTGAAATATTCCCAAGCATTTTAAAAGAAATACCTAAAGCATCGATCCATCCTTTTTGCTTGGAAACATATGATGAAAATGCTGATATGCATGCCCGTCATTTTTCATCCCCTTTTTCAGGAACAATTGAGGATGCAGTGACAGGAACAGCTTCAGGTGTCATGGGTGCTTATTATGCAACGTATATCGACAATGATTTTGAAGAACACTTGAATCTTGTGGTAGAGCAGGGCCATGAAATTGGCAAAGATGGTCGTGTACAGGTTGGTGTTTCTAAAAATCAGGAAAGTTATGATATTGAAATCAGAGGAAATGCGGTATATGTTAAAGAATTTGAGATTGTAATTTAA
- a CDS encoding NUDIX hydrolase, protein MKRVDVAYVLLVDEHEENVLLVKNKGPGASYYTLPGGAVERGETLEEAAIREVKEETGLDVQLGGIFSVGEAFFEERGHHTIFFTFTGKIIGGEINISLPEEIEEVTWMNLQQAEPYIHISNEFEGAIDSKTTVPYMLRDAGRYRS, encoded by the coding sequence ATGAAAAGGGTTGATGTTGCGTATGTCTTGTTAGTTGACGAGCACGAGGAGAATGTATTATTAGTTAAGAATAAAGGACCTGGTGCTTCTTACTATACACTTCCGGGCGGAGCAGTGGAGCGGGGGGAAACGCTTGAAGAGGCCGCTATTCGTGAGGTGAAAGAAGAAACGGGATTAGATGTACAATTGGGCGGGATTTTTAGTGTAGGTGAAGCGTTTTTTGAGGAAAGAGGACATCACACTATTTTCTTTACTTTTACAGGGAAAATAATCGGTGGGGAAATCAATATTTCACTACCAGAAGAAATCGAGGAAGTTACTTGGATGAACTTGCAACAGGCAGAACCGTATATCCATATCTCGAATGAGTTCGAAGGGGCGATTGATAGTAAAACTACGGTGCCATATATGTTGAGGGATGCAGGTAGATATCGATCTTAA
- a CDS encoding DinB family protein has product MLDMFSYNWQVRDDWFDWSQQISIEELTQKRTGGMGSILRNLFHVIDCEQIWINQMNGTPVIVKDMNSISTLQEVIEFSTSTKLITQGFMQSWTPDCEQKVFEMKRRNGDTSYFTYGKIMRHIISHEIHHIGQVSVWSRELEMKPISSDLLFREY; this is encoded by the coding sequence ATGCTCGATATGTTTTCTTATAATTGGCAAGTAAGAGATGATTGGTTTGATTGGAGTCAACAGATTTCAATCGAAGAACTTACACAAAAACGAACAGGTGGTATGGGGAGTATTTTGCGTAATTTATTTCATGTAATTGATTGTGAACAGATTTGGATTAATCAAATGAATGGAACGCCTGTGATAGTGAAAGATATGAACAGCATTTCTACTCTACAAGAGGTCATAGAGTTTTCTACCAGTACAAAATTGATAACCCAAGGTTTTATGCAATCATGGACACCTGATTGTGAACAAAAGGTCTTTGAAATGAAAAGGCGAAATGGCGATACGTCCTACTTTACATACGGGAAAATAATGCGACATATCATTTCACACGAAATTCATCATATAGGCCAAGTATCCGTCTGGTCTAGGGAGCTTGAGATGAAACCTATTTCTTCTGATTTACTGTTTAGGGAATATTAA